One Solanum pennellii chromosome 9, SPENNV200 DNA segment encodes these proteins:
- the LOC107031573 gene encoding citron Rho-interacting kinase isoform X1, giving the protein MESRHVSLGRRTLEEIRQKRAAERLSKTSSGPDLAKPEVLGITKSRSATRLSENDITALVSQLKVVQKQNTQLDEENRAFASKLQTKEVENNMLQKRLNDLEQITIPSLRKALKDVAMEKDAAVVAREDLSALLRTIKKRLKEVEEEQYRAEEDAGSLRAELNSLQQQALTGPISGLTSMNFPPDCMQAMEKELANLKSQLEQVTLLRQQERQQLAEEIAHVSALNSQKQDLEEKLAVMSKKVSGEVTGKASQKTFSEGDKVRLEKQLHDMAVAIERLESSRQKLLMEVDSQSSEIERLFEENSNLSSAHQEALGVAVQWENQVKDCLKQNEELRVMLDKLRNDQTAIATANNNLIQQGVKGSKNEIQGIEYADIISIKGSLAEEQSKTEALSAEILLLNARLQQATQAYNGLTRIYKPLLWNIENSLVKLKQDSSTVRVQ; this is encoded by the exons ATGGAGTCTCGTCATGTCTCCCTTGGTCGTCGAACG TTGGAAGAAATTCGTCAAAAGAGAGCAGCGGAGAGATTAAGCAAGACGTCTTCTGGACCAGATCTTGCCAAACCTG AGGTTTTGGGGATTACAAAATCTCGGAGTGCAACTCGCCTATCAGAG AATGATATCACTGCCTTAGTTTCTCAATTAAAAGTTGTGCAAAAACAAAACACACAACTAGATGAAGAAAACAGAGCATTCGCCTCAAAG CTTCAGACAAAAGAAGTTGAGAACAACATGTTGCAAAAACGTCTTAACGATCTG GAGCAAATCACTATACCTTCATTAAGAAAAGCGCTCAAGGATGTTGCCATGGAAAAGGATGCAGCAGTTGTTGCACGA GAGGATCTTTCAGCTCTGCTTCGTACAATTAAGAAACGTTTGAAGGAAGTAGAAGAGGAACAGTATCGG GCTGAAGAGGATGCGGGATCTCTAAGAGCAGAACTAAACTCATTACAGCAGCAAGCATTGACTGGTCCTATAAGTGGTTTAACTTCAATGAATTTTCCGCCAGATTGTAtgcaagctatggagaaggagCTAGCAAATTTAAAATCTCAATTAGAG CAAGTGACCCTGTTGAGGCAACAAGAAAGACAGCAGTTAGCGGAGGAGATAGCGCATGTATCTGCACTAAATTCTCAAAAGCAGGATTTGGAAGAGAAGCTTGCTGTTATGTCCAAAAAGGTCTCAG GTGAAGTCACCGGAAAGGCATCCCAGAAGACATTCTCAGAG GGAGACAAGGTGAGGCTTGAAAAGCAATTACATGATATGGCAGTGGCTATTGAAAGATTGGAAAGTAGCCGGCAGAAACTTCTTATGGAG GTCGATTCACAATCCTCGGAGATAGAGAGACTATTTGAGGAAAATTCTAATCTTTCTTCCGCTCATCAAGAAGCTTTAGGGGTGGCGGTGCAGTGGGAGAATCAG GTAAAAGATTGTCTCAAGCAAAATGAGGAGCTTCGTGTTATGTTAGATAAGTTAAGGAATGACCAAACTGCAATAGCAACTGCAAACAACAACCTGATCCAGCAAGGTGTCAAAGGCAGCAAAAATGAAATTCAAGGCATAGAATATGCTGACATCATATCCATCAAG GGTTCACTAGCTGAAGAGCAGAGCAAAACAGAAGCCTTGTCTGCTGAAATCTTGCTGCTTAATGCACGGCTCCAGCAGGCCACACAAGCATACAATGGTCTCACTCGCAT CTATAAACCTCTTTTATGGAACATTGAGAATAGTCTCGTCAAGTTGAAACAAGATAGCAGCACCGTAAGAGTTCAGTGA
- the LOC107031573 gene encoding citron Rho-interacting kinase isoform X2 encodes MESRHVSLGRRTLEEIRQKRAAERLSKTSSGPDLAKPEVLGITKSRSATRLSENDITALVSQLKVVQKQNTQLDEENRAFASKLQTKEVENNMLQKRLNDLEQITIPSLRKALKDVAMEKDAAVVAREDLSALLRTIKKRLKEVEEEQYRAEEDAGSLRAELNSLQQQALTGPISGLTSMNFPPDCMQAMEKELANLKSQLEQVTLLRQQERQQLAEEIAHVSALNSQKQDLEEKLAVMSKKVSGEVTGKASQKTFSEGDKVRLEKQLHDMAVAIERLESSRQKLLMEVDSQSSEIERLFEENSNLSSAHQEALGVAVQWENQVKDCLKQNEELRVMLDKLRNDQTAIATANNNLIQQGVKGSKNEIQGIEYADIISIKTLPCYLLT; translated from the exons ATGGAGTCTCGTCATGTCTCCCTTGGTCGTCGAACG TTGGAAGAAATTCGTCAAAAGAGAGCAGCGGAGAGATTAAGCAAGACGTCTTCTGGACCAGATCTTGCCAAACCTG AGGTTTTGGGGATTACAAAATCTCGGAGTGCAACTCGCCTATCAGAG AATGATATCACTGCCTTAGTTTCTCAATTAAAAGTTGTGCAAAAACAAAACACACAACTAGATGAAGAAAACAGAGCATTCGCCTCAAAG CTTCAGACAAAAGAAGTTGAGAACAACATGTTGCAAAAACGTCTTAACGATCTG GAGCAAATCACTATACCTTCATTAAGAAAAGCGCTCAAGGATGTTGCCATGGAAAAGGATGCAGCAGTTGTTGCACGA GAGGATCTTTCAGCTCTGCTTCGTACAATTAAGAAACGTTTGAAGGAAGTAGAAGAGGAACAGTATCGG GCTGAAGAGGATGCGGGATCTCTAAGAGCAGAACTAAACTCATTACAGCAGCAAGCATTGACTGGTCCTATAAGTGGTTTAACTTCAATGAATTTTCCGCCAGATTGTAtgcaagctatggagaaggagCTAGCAAATTTAAAATCTCAATTAGAG CAAGTGACCCTGTTGAGGCAACAAGAAAGACAGCAGTTAGCGGAGGAGATAGCGCATGTATCTGCACTAAATTCTCAAAAGCAGGATTTGGAAGAGAAGCTTGCTGTTATGTCCAAAAAGGTCTCAG GTGAAGTCACCGGAAAGGCATCCCAGAAGACATTCTCAGAG GGAGACAAGGTGAGGCTTGAAAAGCAATTACATGATATGGCAGTGGCTATTGAAAGATTGGAAAGTAGCCGGCAGAAACTTCTTATGGAG GTCGATTCACAATCCTCGGAGATAGAGAGACTATTTGAGGAAAATTCTAATCTTTCTTCCGCTCATCAAGAAGCTTTAGGGGTGGCGGTGCAGTGGGAGAATCAG GTAAAAGATTGTCTCAAGCAAAATGAGGAGCTTCGTGTTATGTTAGATAAGTTAAGGAATGACCAAACTGCAATAGCAACTGCAAACAACAACCTGATCCAGCAAGGTGTCAAAGGCAGCAAAAATGAAATTCAAGGCATAGAATATGCTGACATCATATCCATCAAG ACTTTGCCTTGTTACTTGCTAACTTGA